A window from Kovacikia minuta CCNUW1 encodes these proteins:
- a CDS encoding YqeG family HAD IIIA-type phosphatase produces MSWGELLQPNLILHGSVLKLTPDILKHHRLRGLVLDVDETLVPIRAVEASAELLPWVEEVRQVASLWLVSNNISEARIRRIAKALDVPYIAGAAKPSRRKLRKAVEAMHLPVEQVGMVGDRLFTDVLAGNRLGMFTILVDPMVNPNEVVKRSPLHSFEVWFSQVLGASLLPDK; encoded by the coding sequence ATGTCCTGGGGCGAACTCCTACAACCCAACTTAATTCTGCACGGCTCTGTTCTGAAGCTCACGCCGGATATTTTGAAGCATCATCGACTCAGAGGGCTGGTGCTGGACGTAGATGAAACGCTCGTGCCGATCCGGGCGGTTGAAGCATCTGCCGAGTTGTTGCCCTGGGTTGAAGAAGTGCGCCAGGTTGCCTCCCTTTGGCTGGTTAGCAACAATATCAGCGAAGCTCGAATTCGCCGAATTGCCAAAGCATTAGATGTACCCTACATCGCAGGAGCGGCAAAACCGTCCCGCCGCAAGTTAAGAAAGGCTGTTGAGGCAATGCATTTGCCTGTAGAACAGGTAGGGATGGTGGGCGATCGCCTGTTTACCGATGTTTTAGCAGGGAATCGTCTGGGCATGTTTACGATTCTGGTTGACCCTATGGTTAACCCCAACGAGGTCGTTAAACGTTCCCCCCTCCATTCCTTTGAGGTTTGGTTTTCTCAGGTATTAGGTGCCTCTCTTCTGCCCGACAAGTAA
- a CDS encoding NFACT family protein: MQPVDFTTLTAICSEFRRDWLPARLEQVYQRDRFTLYLSLRTIHQRRWLTISWHPQAARICLGDSPPRTPDTFTFSQQLRHQVGGLALTAIETIAPWERVLDLQFTRRPGEVPLWHLYIEIMGKYSNAILANQNNLIVTAAHQVSAQQSSVRPIQTGQPYEVPPTLTDPVPTLEEPMSRWQERVSLVPGPLRRNLIKAYRGLSSALVISMTESGRIRPRSVNP; the protein is encoded by the coding sequence TTGCAACCTGTTGACTTTACAACGCTGACCGCCATTTGCTCAGAGTTTCGACGGGACTGGTTGCCCGCGCGGCTGGAGCAGGTTTATCAGCGAGATCGTTTCACCCTTTACCTGAGCCTAAGAACGATTCATCAGCGTCGATGGCTGACCATTTCCTGGCATCCCCAGGCAGCCCGCATTTGCCTGGGTGATTCCCCTCCCCGCACCCCGGATACATTCACTTTTAGCCAACAATTGCGGCATCAGGTGGGGGGTCTGGCTTTAACCGCAATTGAGACGATCGCCCCCTGGGAGCGTGTCCTTGATCTCCAGTTTACTCGCCGTCCAGGAGAGGTGCCTTTATGGCATCTCTACATCGAGATTATGGGGAAATATAGTAATGCCATTCTGGCGAATCAAAATAACCTAATTGTGACGGCTGCCCATCAGGTTAGCGCTCAGCAGTCCAGTGTTCGTCCCATTCAAACCGGGCAGCCCTATGAAGTTCCCCCCACCTTAACCGATCCGGTTCCAACCCTGGAGGAGCCGATGTCGCGCTGGCAGGAACGGGTCAGCCTGGTACCCGGTCCCCTGCGGCGCAATTTGATCAAAGCCTATCGGGGTTTAAGTTCAGCTTTGGTTATTTCCATGACTGAGAGCGGCAGGATTAGACCCCGATCAGTCAACCCATGA
- a CDS encoding anti-sigma factor, translating to MTLPLSSEQIEQLIAGYVLGDLDADEAAEFEQLLAQNPVIVAEIDRVQKALELSHGALPETPPPPSLRAKILEDYSQPLPTVRGNDVPLHPTPRRRAVPWGKVAGVAAAALIVALGVNNYRLWQALQTTQAQLQQTNPLIYSLQGTKEATQALGTVVVNPNKLEGVLKVENLPALPPDKVYVMWTVVGKNTPYQTDAKGAILTQVFKVGSEGSAFEKITVPEVYRSSRNLISKVAVTMENAASPEKHVGPIVMVTNL from the coding sequence ATGACGTTGCCGTTGTCTTCAGAACAGATAGAACAATTAATTGCAGGATATGTCCTGGGCGATCTCGATGCGGATGAGGCAGCGGAATTTGAACAACTTCTGGCGCAAAACCCGGTGATCGTAGCGGAAATCGATCGGGTACAAAAAGCCCTTGAACTATCCCACGGTGCCCTCCCCGAAACACCCCCACCCCCATCCCTGCGTGCCAAAATCCTGGAGGATTACTCCCAACCCCTGCCAACCGTCAGGGGAAACGATGTCCCGTTGCACCCAACGCCACGCAGACGAGCTGTACCGTGGGGAAAGGTTGCAGGAGTTGCAGCAGCAGCGTTAATTGTGGCACTGGGAGTTAACAATTATCGTTTGTGGCAAGCACTCCAAACCACGCAGGCACAATTGCAACAGACCAATCCTCTGATTTATTCGCTGCAAGGAACAAAGGAGGCAACTCAGGCATTGGGTACGGTTGTGGTCAATCCAAACAAGTTGGAAGGGGTGCTGAAGGTGGAGAATTTGCCTGCCCTGCCCCCTGATAAGGTTTATGTTATGTGGACAGTGGTCGGAAAAAACACGCCTTATCAAACCGATGCTAAAGGAGCGATTTTGACCCAGGTGTTTAAGGTCGGCTCTGAGGGAAGTGCGTTTGAAAAAATCACGGTTCCTGAAGTTTATCGTTCTAGCCGTAATCTAATTTCCAAGGTCGCTGTCACAATGGAAAACGCTGCATCCCCCGAAAAACATGTGGGTCCGATCGTCATGGTGACAAACTTGTAA
- a CDS encoding metal ABC transporter permease: MPTTDLLSLLQFPFMQRAIAAGILLGVLCGLLGSFVTLRQLSFFSHAVGHAALVGIAMGVLLQLDPTWMLLPFTLLFGIAVLYLIDHTDLWSDSILNIALSGALAIGVILTSFIKGYRGSLMGVLFGDILAVNPTDLWLTSLLLFASGAILFTTLRQQILLTLNQAVAKVQGVSVEFHRYLFVVLLSLTVAVSIKAVGILLVNAFLVIPAATAKLMSQQFSPYLIISMILGAVSSIAGMLLSGLMNFPSGPSIVLVQFACFLLVFGAGKLLGTRTK; encoded by the coding sequence ATGCCCACTACCGATCTTCTCTCTCTCCTCCAGTTTCCTTTCATGCAACGGGCGATCGCAGCCGGGATTTTACTGGGGGTGTTATGTGGGCTGTTGGGTAGTTTCGTGACGCTCCGTCAGTTGTCGTTTTTTAGCCATGCAGTGGGGCACGCGGCACTGGTGGGAATTGCAATGGGGGTGTTACTGCAACTCGACCCAACCTGGATGCTGCTCCCGTTTACATTGTTGTTTGGAATTGCGGTGCTCTATTTAATTGACCACACGGACCTGTGGAGTGACAGCATTTTGAATATCGCGCTGTCGGGAGCGCTGGCGATCGGAGTCATTTTGACCAGTTTTATCAAGGGGTATCGGGGCAGCTTGATGGGGGTGTTGTTTGGCGATATCCTTGCTGTTAATCCGACGGATTTGTGGCTAACTTCTTTGCTCCTGTTCGCAAGTGGTGCGATTCTATTCACAACTTTGCGCCAGCAAATTCTACTGACACTCAACCAGGCAGTTGCAAAGGTTCAGGGAGTTTCGGTTGAGTTTCACCGCTATCTATTTGTGGTGCTGTTGTCGCTAACGGTGGCAGTCTCAATTAAAGCTGTGGGAATTCTGCTGGTGAATGCGTTTTTAGTCATCCCGGCTGCAACCGCCAAGCTCATGAGCCAACAGTTTTCACCCTACCTGATCATTTCGATGATTCTGGGAGCCGTGAGTAGCATTGCAGGAATGCTGTTATCTGGACTGATGAATTTTCCCTCCGGCCCCAGTATTGTGCTTGTGCAATTTGCTTGCTTTTTGTTGGTATTTGGAGCAGGAAAACTCCTAGGAACAAGAACAAAATAA
- a CDS encoding acetolactate synthase large subunit yields MGEMNTAELLVRCLENEGVRYVFGLPGEENLHVLEALSHSSIQFITTRHEQGAAFMADVYGRLTGKAGVCLSTLGPGATNLMTGVADANLDRAPLVAITGQVGTDRMHIESHQYLDLVAMFAPVTKWNAQIVRPTNTPEIVRKAFKIAQSEKPGAVHIDLPENIAAMPAPGKPLTKDNKERTYASFQSIEKAANIISQAENPLILVGNGAIRDHASEMLTDFATRLNIPVANTFMGKGVIRYTHPLAMWAVGLQQRDYISCGFDRADLVIAIGYDLIEYSPKKWNPDGTIPIIHIGATPAEVDSSYIPLVEVVGDIADSLKELLYRADRTGKPDPYTLELRADIRADYVQYAKDDGFPIKPQKIIYDLRQVMGPDDIVISDVGAHKMWMARHYHCERPNTCIISNGFAAMGIAIPGAIAAKLVHPEQRIVAVTGDGGFMMNCQELETALRVGTPFVTLIFNDGGYGLIEWKQVNHFGHSTFIKFGNPDFVKLAESMGLKGYRVESCMDLIPMLKDALEQDVPTVIDCPVDYQENLRFTQRAGDLSCAI; encoded by the coding sequence ATGGGCGAAATGAATACGGCTGAACTACTTGTTCGCTGTTTAGAGAATGAGGGAGTTCGCTATGTGTTTGGTTTACCGGGTGAGGAGAATCTGCATGTCCTGGAAGCACTGAGCCATTCTTCGATTCAGTTCATCACCACTCGCCATGAGCAAGGGGCGGCATTCATGGCAGATGTTTACGGTCGGTTAACCGGCAAAGCAGGGGTGTGTTTGTCTACCCTGGGGCCAGGGGCAACAAATTTGATGACAGGGGTCGCGGATGCCAATCTGGATCGCGCACCGCTGGTTGCAATCACGGGGCAGGTGGGAACCGATCGCATGCACATCGAGTCCCATCAGTACCTTGACCTGGTTGCCATGTTTGCGCCTGTAACCAAGTGGAACGCTCAGATCGTTCGTCCGACCAATACACCAGAGATTGTCCGTAAAGCCTTCAAAATTGCCCAATCGGAGAAACCGGGGGCAGTTCACATTGACCTGCCAGAAAATATCGCGGCGATGCCTGCTCCGGGCAAACCCCTGACTAAAGACAATAAGGAACGAACCTACGCTTCCTTCCAAAGTATTGAGAAGGCGGCAAATATTATTTCCCAGGCAGAAAATCCGTTAATTTTAGTGGGAAATGGGGCAATTCGCGATCATGCCAGTGAAATGCTGACGGATTTTGCCACCCGGCTCAATATTCCCGTGGCAAACACCTTTATGGGCAAAGGCGTGATCCGCTACACTCACCCCCTGGCAATGTGGGCGGTGGGTTTGCAACAGCGGGATTATATTAGCTGCGGATTCGATCGGGCAGATCTGGTGATTGCGATCGGCTATGACCTGATTGAATACTCCCCCAAAAAATGGAACCCTGACGGAACGATTCCAATCATCCACATTGGGGCAACTCCTGCCGAGGTAGACAGCAGCTATATCCCATTGGTTGAAGTGGTCGGAGACATTGCCGACTCCTTAAAAGAGCTTTTGTACCGTGCCGATCGCACCGGTAAACCCGACCCCTACACCCTGGAACTGCGGGCGGATATCCGCGCCGATTACGTGCAGTATGCCAAGGATGATGGATTCCCCATCAAACCTCAAAAAATCATTTACGATTTACGCCAGGTCATGGGTCCAGACGATATCGTAATTTCCGATGTGGGTGCCCACAAGATGTGGATGGCACGCCATTATCACTGCGAACGTCCAAACACCTGCATCATTTCCAATGGCTTTGCTGCGATGGGAATTGCAATTCCAGGGGCGATCGCGGCTAAACTCGTTCATCCTGAACAACGGATCGTCGCTGTCACCGGAGACGGTGGTTTCATGATGAACTGTCAGGAACTGGAAACCGCGCTCCGGGTTGGCACCCCCTTCGTAACCCTGATCTTCAACGATGGTGGCTATGGTTTGATTGAGTGGAAGCAAGTCAACCATTTCGGGCACTCCACGTTCATTAAGTTTGGCAACCCTGATTTTGTCAAACTGGCAGAAAGCATGGGCTTAAAGGGCTACCGGGTAGAATCCTGCATGGATCTAATTCCGATGCTAAAAGATGCCCTGGAACAGGATGTTCCGACCGTTATCGACTGTCCCGTAGATTACCAGGAAAATCTCCGATTTACCCAACGGGCTGGGGATTTGAGCTGTGCGATTTAG
- a CDS encoding metal ABC transporter solute-binding protein, Zn/Mn family, with protein sequence MVCRERLQSFAIASLMLPFVAVGGCSSTVPLTSSQPASNLQTAAAPNKQLKVVTTFLPVYLFTKAVAGEAARVDILIQPGTEVHEYQSTPADVQAIAQADVVVKNGLGIEEFLDGTIKSAENTKLKVIDASQGISPIGENPPVVETNSSGEKGEGHDHEHADEKSGQKPAAHAHEAENPHVWLDPVLAKKQVENIRDGLIAADPDHKATYQANAAAYIQQLSVLNQQFEQSLKTFKDRTFVTFHDAFPYLARRYQLKQVAVVAIPEDQLAPGDVKRAISAVQQFKVKAFLSEPRIDNKLLTGLSKDLSLKVYPLNSLESGQLDPKYYFSAMESNLQTLETAFR encoded by the coding sequence ATGGTCTGCCGCGAGCGCCTGCAAAGCTTCGCCATTGCCTCCTTAATGTTGCCGTTTGTGGCGGTGGGTGGGTGCAGTTCAACCGTGCCGCTTACTAGTTCGCAGCCAGCATCCAACCTTCAAACCGCTGCTGCTCCAAACAAACAACTGAAAGTCGTAACCACTTTTTTACCGGTGTACTTATTCACCAAGGCAGTGGCAGGAGAAGCTGCCAGGGTTGATATTTTGATCCAGCCTGGAACAGAAGTGCATGAATACCAATCGACTCCCGCCGATGTGCAGGCGATCGCTCAGGCAGACGTGGTGGTGAAAAACGGATTGGGCATTGAGGAGTTTTTGGATGGCACGATCAAAAGTGCTGAAAACACTAAATTAAAAGTGATTGATGCCAGTCAGGGAATTTCTCCGATTGGTGAAAATCCTCCTGTTGTCGAGACCAATAGCAGTGGGGAGAAGGGGGAGGGGCATGATCACGAGCATGCCGATGAGAAAAGTGGGCAGAAGCCAGCGGCTCACGCCCATGAAGCAGAAAATCCCCATGTTTGGCTTGATCCGGTTTTAGCAAAGAAACAGGTCGAGAATATTCGAGATGGGTTGATAGCCGCAGATCCAGACCACAAGGCGACCTATCAAGCAAATGCAGCCGCCTATATCCAACAGCTATCTGTCCTGAATCAACAATTTGAACAGAGTTTGAAGACTTTCAAAGACCGTACATTCGTTACTTTTCATGATGCTTTTCCCTATCTTGCTAGACGGTATCAGCTAAAACAGGTTGCAGTGGTAGCAATTCCAGAAGATCAGCTGGCTCCTGGAGATGTGAAAAGGGCGATTTCAGCAGTCCAACAGTTTAAAGTCAAAGCCTTTCTCAGTGAACCGCGAATCGACAATAAGTTGCTGACCGGGCTTTCAAAAGATTTGAGCTTGAAAGTCTATCCCCTCAATTCTTTAGAGTCTGGACAATTAGACCCGAAATATTACTTTTCGGCGATGGAAAGCAACCTCCAAACGTTGGAGACGGCTTTTAGGTGA
- a CDS encoding NAD-dependent succinate-semialdehyde dehydrogenase, producing the protein MGIATVNPTNGELIQSFDPLTEAEIEQKLARAQVAFEQYRRSPFAQRSQWMNQAAEILDARKEEFGKLMTLEMGKTLKSAIAEVEKCALVCRYYAEHAEQFLADVPAQTDASNSFVRYQPLGAVLAVMPWNFPFWQVFRFAAPALMAGNVGLLKHASNVPQCALAIEQIFQQAGFPAGVFQTLLIGAEKVAALMSDDRIKAATLTGSEPAGASLAAASGKEIKKVVLELGGSDPFVVLPSANLEAAVSTAVTARMLNNGQSCIAAKRFIVVGEIADEFETRLVEKYKALQVGDPMLPDTDIGPLATPAILKDLVHQVQAGISQGARVLVGGQLLEGAGNYYPPTILTDIPLDSEIAQEEFFGPVAMLFRVPDIESAIHLANNIPFGLGASAWTNDAAERERLINELEAGAVFINGLVKSDPRLPFGGIKRSGFGRELGIQGIHEFVNIKTVWIK; encoded by the coding sequence ATGGGAATCGCTACGGTTAACCCGACAAATGGAGAGTTAATTCAGTCATTCGACCCCCTAACTGAGGCGGAAATTGAGCAGAAGTTGGCGCGGGCGCAGGTGGCGTTTGAGCAGTATCGCCGATCGCCCTTTGCCCAGCGATCGCAATGGATGAACCAGGCTGCCGAAATTTTGGACGCGCGCAAGGAAGAGTTTGGCAAACTCATGACCCTGGAAATGGGCAAAACCCTGAAGTCGGCGATCGCTGAAGTGGAAAAGTGTGCCCTGGTCTGCCGCTACTACGCTGAACATGCCGAGCAATTTTTAGCTGATGTACCCGCTCAAACCGATGCCAGTAACAGTTTCGTTCGCTACCAACCGTTAGGCGCAGTACTTGCCGTGATGCCCTGGAATTTTCCATTCTGGCAGGTGTTTCGGTTTGCAGCTCCCGCTTTGATGGCGGGAAATGTGGGGTTACTCAAACATGCATCCAATGTGCCCCAGTGTGCCTTGGCGATCGAACAGATTTTTCAGCAAGCGGGCTTTCCTGCGGGGGTGTTTCAAACCTTGCTGATTGGTGCAGAGAAGGTTGCTGCGTTGATGTCCGACGATCGAATTAAAGCCGCAACGCTAACGGGTAGCGAACCGGCTGGAGCCAGTCTTGCCGCTGCATCCGGGAAGGAAATTAAGAAAGTAGTGCTAGAACTGGGGGGCAGTGATCCGTTTGTCGTTCTACCCAGCGCAAACCTGGAAGCTGCGGTATCGACGGCGGTAACAGCCCGCATGCTAAATAACGGGCAATCGTGCATTGCTGCCAAGCGGTTTATTGTGGTGGGCGAAATTGCCGATGAATTTGAAACGCGTCTGGTTGAGAAATACAAAGCCTTGCAGGTGGGCGATCCAATGTTGCCAGATACGGATATCGGTCCCCTGGCAACTCCTGCCATCTTGAAGGATCTAGTGCACCAGGTGCAGGCTGGAATTAGCCAGGGGGCAAGGGTTTTAGTCGGTGGGCAACTCCTGGAAGGAGCGGGTAACTACTATCCCCCAACCATTCTGACGGATATTCCCCTGGATAGCGAAATTGCCCAGGAAGAATTTTTTGGTCCCGTGGCAATGCTCTTTCGGGTGCCGGATATTGAGTCTGCGATTCACCTGGCAAACAACATACCGTTTGGGCTGGGAGCCAGTGCCTGGACGAATGACGCGGCAGAACGGGAACGGTTGATTAATGAACTGGAAGCCGGGGCAGTTTTCATCAATGGGTTGGTCAAATCCGATCCGCGTTTACCCTTTGGGGGCATTAAGCGATCGGGGTTTGGGAGGGAACTAGGTATCCAGGGCATCCACGAGTTTGTCAACATTAAAACGGTTTGGATTAAGTAA
- a CDS encoding sigma-70 family RNA polymerase sigma factor: MDSEQSGHSEKNLPTQTDAELFLALKGGQTIALGVLYDRHAGLVYGLAYKTLGNPQEAEDLTQDIFLTLARGGSYDPRRGSLRTFLAILTRSRAIDRVRSRSTKLAFLSRWKLGASEETTANSPLEQAFQGERSEEVKAALAQLSESQQQILKMAYYDGFSQSEIAKQLEVPLGTVKARARRGLLKLRETLTDYVG, translated from the coding sequence ATGGATTCTGAGCAATCTGGACACTCAGAGAAGAATCTTCCAACTCAGACTGATGCGGAGTTATTTCTGGCGTTAAAGGGTGGTCAGACTATTGCACTGGGCGTTCTTTACGATCGCCATGCAGGTTTAGTGTATGGGCTGGCTTACAAAACTCTGGGCAACCCTCAGGAAGCGGAGGATCTCACTCAAGACATTTTTTTGACCCTCGCCAGAGGCGGTTCCTATGACCCTCGCCGGGGTTCTTTAAGGACGTTTCTGGCAATTCTGACCCGATCGCGGGCAATTGATCGGGTGCGATCGCGCAGCACAAAGCTGGCATTTTTGAGTCGTTGGAAATTGGGTGCAAGTGAGGAAACAACTGCTAACTCACCGCTAGAGCAAGCCTTTCAGGGGGAGCGATCGGAGGAAGTGAAAGCCGCTTTGGCACAATTGTCAGAAAGCCAACAACAAATTCTGAAAATGGCTTACTACGATGGCTTCAGCCAGTCGGAGATTGCCAAGCAATTAGAGGTGCCTTTGGGAACTGTAAAAGCGAGAGCGCGGCGAGGTCTGCTCAAACTTCGTGAAACGCTTACCGATTACGTTGGATAG
- a CDS encoding MarR family winged helix-turn-helix transcriptional regulator, giving the protein MAVVRELVRTYQAFSAYSEENIRELGLTAPQFDVICTLGNTSGMMMGQLAEKTLVTKGTLTGIVDRLEQKGLVRREVPPENRRCFIIVLTPEGERVFESVFPSHIHHLKERLGHLTDAETQQITAALKRLRELF; this is encoded by the coding sequence ATGGCAGTTGTGCGCGAGCTGGTTCGCACCTACCAGGCATTTTCTGCCTACAGTGAGGAAAATATCCGGGAACTGGGCTTGACCGCTCCCCAATTTGATGTGATTTGCACCTTAGGAAACACATCCGGCATGATGATGGGTCAGCTTGCCGAAAAAACGCTGGTAACCAAAGGAACCCTGACCGGAATCGTGGATCGATTGGAGCAAAAAGGTCTCGTCCGGCGTGAAGTTCCCCCTGAAAACCGTCGTTGCTTCATTATCGTCCTGACACCAGAGGGGGAACGGGTGTTTGAATCCGTCTTCCCTAGCCACATTCACCACTTAAAGGAACGACTGGGGCACCTAACGGACGCGGAAACACAACAGATTACAGCAGCTCTGAAGCGTCTACGGGAACTCTTTTAG
- a CDS encoding metal ABC transporter ATP-binding protein, with translation MDEMREERSRVPVVRVQNLSVQRGRYTAVENVSFELFAGTSTAIVGPNGSGKSTLVQAMLNLIPHSAGTIEIFGRPFSRLGQLWQQIGYMPQNFIFDRSFPLSVSELVALGWGDRGQGTGDRGQGDTENSKFKIQNSKFKIPWQRNLEKSNAITRALQRVNADHLRRQAIGTLSGGELKRVLLAYCLVVPRQLLVLDEAFAEVDVQGEADFYALLRELMLEEGWTVLQISHDLDMVSHNCDQILCLNRSLVCSGRPEAALSAENLLATYGPAFSRYHHHH, from the coding sequence ATGGACGAGATGAGGGAAGAACGATCGCGGGTGCCTGTTGTCAGGGTGCAGAATTTGAGTGTGCAGCGGGGGCGCTACACCGCAGTCGAGAATGTTTCATTTGAATTGTTTGCCGGAACTTCCACGGCGATCGTTGGTCCGAATGGGTCGGGCAAAAGTACATTGGTACAGGCGATGTTGAACCTCATCCCCCACTCCGCTGGCACAATCGAAATCTTTGGGCGTCCGTTTTCGCGACTGGGGCAGTTGTGGCAGCAAATTGGTTATATGCCGCAAAACTTTATTTTCGATCGCAGTTTTCCGTTATCCGTCAGTGAACTGGTAGCGTTGGGTTGGGGAGACAGGGGACAGGGGACAGGGGACAGGGGACAGGGGGACACGGAGAATTCAAAATTCAAAATTCAAAATTCAAAATTCAAAATCCCCTGGCAGCGTAACCTGGAGAAATCCAATGCGATCACGAGGGCGCTTCAGCGGGTGAATGCTGACCATCTCAGGCGACAGGCGATCGGCACCTTAAGTGGAGGAGAACTGAAACGGGTGTTGTTGGCTTACTGTTTGGTGGTGCCGCGTCAGCTTTTGGTATTGGATGAAGCATTTGCTGAAGTGGATGTCCAGGGAGAAGCCGATTTTTATGCTCTATTGCGTGAACTGATGCTGGAAGAAGGGTGGACCGTATTGCAGATTTCCCATGATTTGGATATGGTCAGCCACAACTGTGATCAGATCCTTTGCCTGAACCGTTCCCTCGTTTGTTCTGGTCGTCCTGAAGCCGCGCTCTCAGCCGAAAACCTACTGGCAACCTACGGTCCAGCATTCAGCCGCTATCATCACCACCACTAA
- a CDS encoding NFACT family protein, with protein MSQPDWLSLFQRWQEWLHVLAAEKFQPGWTRQGYTVMGWGLTQPAGSVQEVVDDYYTNQLARQEFAQLHHQLSQKLSNILEKLRLKATVFQTRLQQSQGADEYREQADLLMAHLHEWKPGLTEITLLDFVTGQPVNISLEPEKNAVQNAQARYKQHQKLKRARQAIAPLLAEVETDLAYLEQVESTLAELATYQTSEDLDALEEIRDELIQQHYLEDPEYRDRPSPNQDFASQPYRYIIPSGLEVLVGRNNRSK; from the coding sequence TTGAGTCAGCCAGATTGGCTGAGCCTGTTTCAGCGCTGGCAGGAGTGGCTACATGTTCTGGCAGCAGAGAAGTTTCAGCCGGGTTGGACGAGGCAGGGCTACACCGTCATGGGTTGGGGGCTAACCCAACCTGCGGGCAGTGTGCAGGAAGTCGTGGATGACTACTACACGAACCAGCTGGCTCGGCAGGAATTTGCCCAACTGCATCACCAACTGAGTCAGAAACTGAGCAACATACTAGAGAAGTTGCGCCTGAAGGCAACGGTTTTTCAGACACGCTTACAACAGTCCCAGGGGGCAGATGAGTATCGGGAACAGGCAGATCTGTTAATGGCGCATCTGCACGAGTGGAAACCAGGACTGACCGAAATCACTCTCCTCGATTTTGTGACGGGTCAGCCGGTCAATATTTCCTTAGAACCTGAAAAAAACGCTGTCCAAAATGCCCAGGCACGCTATAAGCAACACCAAAAGCTGAAGCGGGCGCGGCAGGCGATCGCCCCCCTCCTGGCAGAAGTAGAAACCGACCTTGCTTACTTAGAGCAAGTAGAATCTACCCTGGCGGAACTGGCTACCTATCAAACCAGTGAGGATTTGGATGCGCTGGAAGAAATCCGGGATGAATTAATTCAGCAGCACTATCTGGAAGACCCGGAGTATCGCGATCGCCCCAGTCCAAATCAGGACTTCGCCAGCCAACCCTATCGATACATCATTCCCAGTGGGTTAGAAGTGCTGGTGGGGCGCAACAACAGGTCAAAATGA
- the proB gene encoding glutamate 5-kinase: MLQTLVVKIGTSSLTQPETGLLSLATIATLVETLSGLRQQGHRVVLVSSGAVGVGCARLGMTERPRTIALKQAIAAVGQGRLIRVYDDLFTSLQQPIAQVLLTRSDLVQRNSYINVERTFQELLELGVIPIVNENDTVAVDELKFGDNDTLSALVASLVRADWLFLLTDVDRLYSADPRSNPDAQPILRVDHIDQLKELQVKMGDRGSRWGTGGMVTKIAAAQIASGAGVRTVITEGRFPRNIEKILQGEPIGTQFDPQPRPASARKRWIAHGLVPAGKLYLDDGAVRAIRNAGKSLLAAGIIHIEGGFQAQDAVQLCDRTGQEIARGLVNYTSDELQKIKGCRSEAIATILGYPGAETVIHRDNLALST, translated from the coding sequence ATGTTGCAAACCCTGGTTGTCAAAATTGGTACTTCTAGCCTGACTCAGCCAGAAACCGGGCTTTTATCTCTGGCAACGATCGCCACCCTGGTGGAAACCCTCAGTGGCCTACGGCAACAGGGGCATCGAGTTGTGTTGGTGTCCTCCGGTGCTGTGGGGGTGGGATGTGCCCGTTTGGGAATGACAGAACGCCCGCGAACGATCGCCCTGAAGCAGGCGATCGCTGCGGTGGGGCAGGGTCGTCTGATTCGGGTTTACGATGACCTATTTACGTCTTTGCAACAGCCGATCGCCCAGGTACTTTTGACCCGCAGTGATCTGGTGCAGCGGAATAGCTACATCAATGTCGAACGCACGTTTCAAGAACTGCTGGAACTGGGAGTCATTCCAATCGTGAACGAAAACGATACGGTTGCGGTGGATGAGCTGAAGTTTGGCGATAATGATACGCTTTCAGCCCTGGTTGCCAGTTTGGTTAGAGCAGACTGGTTGTTTTTGCTGACCGATGTGGATCGGCTGTATTCGGCAGATCCGCGCAGTAACCCGGATGCTCAGCCCATTCTGCGGGTTGACCATATTGACCAATTGAAGGAACTTCAGGTGAAAATGGGCGATCGCGGTTCCCGCTGGGGGACGGGAGGGATGGTGACAAAGATTGCGGCTGCCCAAATTGCCAGCGGTGCAGGAGTACGAACGGTGATTACGGAAGGGCGATTTCCGAGAAACATTGAAAAGATTCTTCAGGGCGAACCGATCGGCACCCAGTTTGACCCCCAACCCCGACCTGCCAGTGCCCGCAAACGCTGGATCGCTCACGGTCTGGTTCCGGCGGGCAAGTTATATCTGGATGATGGAGCAGTCCGGGCAATCCGAAATGCGGGCAAGTCGTTGCTGGCTGCGGGCATTATTCACATTGAAGGGGGGTTTCAGGCTCAGGATGCGGTGCAGTTGTGCGATCGCACCGGGCAGGAAATTGCCAGAGGATTGGTCAACTACACCAGCGACGAACTGCAAAAGATTAAGGGTTGTCGATCAGAGGCGATCGCCACAATTCTCGGCTATCCCGGAGCCGAAACCGTTATCCACCGGGATAATTTAGCACTCAGTACCTAA